From the Rhodospirillaceae bacterium genome, one window contains:
- the gmd gene encoding GDP-mannose 4,6-dehydratase, whose translation MKNNIAFITGVTGQDGAYLAKFLLDKGYEVHGVKRRSSSFNTARIDSFYTDPHEEDTQFHLHYGDLTDSTNIIRLIQMAKPTEIYNLGAQSHVQVSFETPEYTANSDALGTMRLLEAIRILGVEGRTRFYQASTSELYGQAEETPQRESTPFHPRSPYAAAKLYAYWITVNYREAYGLHASNGILFNHEGPTRGETFVTRKITRAVAAIELGLQKQLFLGNIDARRDWGHARDYVDGMWRMLQQDEPDDYVLATGEAHSVREFVELAFSVVGRPIEWRENGVNEVGVDKKSGQTLVRIDPRYFRPTEVNVLCGDPSKARKKLGWTHTTNFPDLVQEMVESDLIAIRDDQRNLNA comes from the coding sequence TTGAAAAATAATATCGCGTTCATCACAGGTGTAACAGGTCAAGATGGTGCCTATTTGGCTAAGTTCCTACTTGATAAAGGCTATGAAGTTCACGGGGTCAAACGTCGGTCATCTTCATTTAATACGGCACGAATTGACAGTTTCTATACTGACCCGCATGAAGAGGACACGCAATTTCATCTGCACTACGGGGACCTAACGGATTCTACCAATATTATTCGTCTGATCCAGATGGCTAAACCTACTGAGATCTATAATCTCGGCGCACAGAGTCATGTGCAGGTTAGTTTTGAGACACCCGAGTATACGGCAAATTCCGATGCTCTGGGAACCATGCGCCTGCTTGAGGCAATCCGTATTTTGGGGGTCGAGGGTAGAACTCGCTTTTACCAAGCCTCCACGTCGGAGCTTTACGGACAGGCGGAGGAAACCCCTCAGAGAGAGAGTACTCCATTCCATCCACGTAGCCCCTATGCAGCTGCTAAATTGTATGCGTATTGGATTACGGTAAACTATCGCGAGGCCTATGGCCTCCATGCCTCTAACGGGATTCTTTTTAACCACGAAGGGCCAACCCGTGGAGAGACTTTCGTTACGCGTAAGATTACTCGAGCTGTCGCGGCTATTGAGTTAGGCCTTCAGAAGCAACTCTTTCTTGGCAATATCGATGCCCGGCGCGATTGGGGACACGCGCGGGACTATGTCGATGGCATGTGGCGTATGCTGCAACAGGATGAGCCTGATGATTATGTGCTGGCTACGGGCGAGGCGCACTCGGTGCGGGAATTTGTTGAGCTTGCGTTCAGCGTTGTTGGTCGACCCATTGAATGGAGAGAAAATGGTGTAAACGAAGTAGGCGTTGATAAGAAAAGTGGTCAAACTCTAGTTAGAATTGATCCCCGATATTTTCGCCCGACAGAGGTAAATGTGCTGTGCGGTGATCCGTCTAAGGCGCGCAAAAAACTTGGCTGGACCCATACGACTAATTTTCCAGACCTTGTTCAGGAAATGGTAGAGTCAGATTTAATTGCTATCCGTGACGATCAAAGAAATCTCAATGCATAA
- a CDS encoding GDP-L-fucose synthase, producing MKGKRVWVSGHRGLVGSATVRRLASEDCEILTVTREELDQRNQADVESWFVKNKPDAAILAAATVGGIHANSTLPANFIYDNLAIGTNVIHAAYKSGVEKLLFLGSACIYPGRAAQPMSEEVLLTGLPDPTNQWYAIAKIAGIKMCQAYRLQYGCDFISAQPNNLYGPGDNFSLISSHVIPALIVKAHEAKNEHKSLNIWGSGKPKREFLYVDDLADALVFLMKNYSDEPQINIGTGEELTIRELAELVARIVGFSGDLEFDRSKPDGPPRKLLDISLMKSLGWSAQTCLEDGLKTTYDSYRNSTAINR from the coding sequence CTGAAGGGGAAACGCGTTTGGGTCTCGGGTCATCGCGGGTTGGTCGGGTCGGCCACAGTCAGAAGATTAGCTTCAGAAGATTGCGAAATTCTAACAGTAACGCGGGAAGAATTAGACCAGCGTAACCAGGCTGACGTTGAAAGCTGGTTTGTTAAAAATAAGCCCGACGCGGCTATCTTAGCGGCGGCCACAGTTGGCGGTATTCATGCAAATTCTACCCTGCCGGCAAATTTTATTTACGATAATCTCGCCATTGGAACAAATGTCATTCATGCAGCCTATAAGTCGGGCGTCGAGAAGTTACTTTTCCTTGGCTCAGCTTGCATTTACCCGGGCAGAGCGGCACAACCAATGTCGGAAGAGGTTCTTTTGACGGGGCTTCCTGATCCAACCAATCAATGGTACGCCATTGCCAAGATCGCCGGCATAAAAATGTGCCAAGCCTATCGTTTGCAATACGGATGCGACTTTATCTCGGCCCAGCCCAATAACTTGTATGGTCCTGGCGATAATTTTTCCCTGATCTCGAGCCATGTCATTCCCGCTTTAATCGTCAAGGCACATGAAGCGAAAAATGAACACAAATCTCTCAATATCTGGGGATCGGGTAAGCCCAAGAGAGAGTTTCTTTATGTTGATGACTTGGCCGATGCTTTAGTCTTTCTTATGAAGAATTATTCGGACGAGCCACAAATTAACATAGGTACTGGCGAGGAGCTTACTATCCGTGAGCTTGCCGAATTGGTTGCTCGTATTGTTGGTTTCTCAGGTGACCTTGAGTTTGATAGAAGTAAGCCTGATGGACCACCGCGGAAGTTGCTCGATATTTCTCTCATGAAGTCTTTGGGATGGTCTGCACAGACGTGCCTGGAAGATGGGCTTAAAACTACATATGATTCGTACCGAAATTCAACAGCGATAAATCGTTGA